A stretch of Nonomuraea africana DNA encodes these proteins:
- a CDS encoding cation-translocating P-type ATPase codes for MPFGLSLPQLPRLPGQDLVAAPLKWATDTVGKAAEAPRWAISALAGLAGVRRSTWTYPGRIHLELRCPILVEQSDAIESALCLHPSVRWARVNLPLKRVIVAVDEPASVDELVAILDEAEQTAVEKDPALAEGTSGGPPAALVLAADAVGLAVTGVEWLAHRAPLPPGAAGVVGYLSAVPQLRKVLDDSIPACRSWMPLVNSTFQTLAPGGTGLAIDLVHRVLQIRQSRLQDGVWVKKEEALTGTPERAEARLQPADRPRRMPGGPIERHADHVLSGSAIGSLAGSLLTGNMHRGLEVALAGLPKASSAGRDAFATELGTLLSQRGVVITDPRALGFLDRVDTVVLDRDALISDDVMIGEVATAPKADQEAVATQVYALFVPSEPERVQRDTDWALGPYDGLPRKGGWAGKRYHDRFVKDGSAVHVLALTRRERLQAVVEVVRQQAPEAHALTVAARHAGLRLITRDGGADLAASVRQLQQEGAVVLLLSRDREALGAADCSIGVSDHDGRPPWGADLVVGADLTTAALIIESARTARTVSERGVTLAKAGTGVAAIYGLTDRMSRATGHVLSAVNGVAALSLAQGAWQAHQTMRRPTAPALPTTPWHAMPGERVLAVLETHEGGLTTAEAEQRRRARKRAASTWETLARGVGAELSNPFTPILAAGAAGSAVLGSVVDAALILGVMGVSALVGGVQRTATAATLAELSARTKVRARVLRDGEERLLEAADLVPGDVIVLDTGEVVPADCRILDADGLETDESSLTGESLPVSKAAKPVLAPHVAERRSMLYEGTTIAAGSATAVVVAVGDATEAGSAMAATAGAERVSGVEERLAAITRATTPIAIGSALGVTLSGLGRGRALKETLGEGVNLAVASVPEGLPLLVSAAQLAATRRLAARGVHARNPGTIEALGRVEVLCFDKTGTLTEGRIRLAKVSDVDHDRDVTDLDDELREVLAAALRATPHSANGDYSHLTDEAVGEGAAEVGVSRRTGADEWEEIDSLLFESSRGYHAALGRSGESRVLSVKGAPEVVLPRCAGLDGDRRADIEARIEYLASSGHRVLAVAERPMDDTDRLDDDDVDDLTFTGLVGLADVVRDTAVSAVAALRNAGVQIVMLTGDHPGTAGSIARHVTDDTDLHVLTGPDIESLDDARLDEVLPTVDVVARCTPAHKVRVVASFQRLGKVVAMAGDGSNDAAGIRLADIGIALGSGATPAAQAAADLVVADESLETIISTLVEGRAMWASVREALAILVGGNLGEIGFTLLGSLATGRSPLTARQLLLVNMLTDLAPALAIAVRAPSQDAAAALLDEGPESSLGPALTHDIVRRAIFTTVGAGTGWTLARLTGPQARARTVGLVSLVGTQLAQTLVAGGPSRAVLLSSLGSAAMLAAVVQLPGIGQFFGCVPLDPLAWGIAMAAIATAVLAERLVPLDRLGLAS; via the coding sequence ATGCCATTCGGTCTGTCCCTCCCACAGCTGCCCCGGCTGCCGGGGCAGGATCTCGTCGCTGCGCCGCTCAAGTGGGCCACCGACACCGTCGGCAAGGCGGCGGAGGCGCCCAGGTGGGCGATCTCGGCCCTCGCCGGCCTGGCCGGCGTCCGCAGGTCCACCTGGACCTACCCCGGCCGCATCCACCTCGAGCTGCGCTGCCCGATCCTGGTGGAACAGTCCGACGCCATCGAATCGGCCCTGTGCCTCCATCCGTCCGTACGCTGGGCCCGGGTCAACCTCCCGCTCAAGCGGGTGATCGTCGCGGTGGACGAGCCGGCGTCCGTCGACGAGCTCGTCGCCATCCTCGACGAGGCCGAGCAGACGGCCGTGGAGAAGGACCCGGCCCTCGCGGAGGGCACGTCGGGCGGGCCGCCCGCCGCTCTCGTCCTGGCCGCCGACGCGGTGGGGCTCGCGGTGACGGGCGTGGAGTGGCTGGCCCATCGGGCTCCCCTGCCCCCTGGAGCGGCGGGCGTCGTCGGCTACCTGAGTGCGGTGCCCCAGCTGCGCAAGGTGCTCGACGACTCGATCCCCGCGTGCCGTTCCTGGATGCCGCTCGTGAACAGCACGTTCCAGACGCTGGCCCCCGGCGGCACCGGGCTGGCCATCGACCTGGTGCACCGGGTGCTGCAGATCCGCCAGTCGCGGCTGCAGGACGGCGTGTGGGTGAAGAAGGAGGAGGCGCTGACGGGCACGCCCGAGCGCGCCGAGGCGCGGCTGCAACCGGCCGACCGGCCTCGGCGGATGCCGGGGGGTCCGATCGAACGGCATGCCGACCATGTGCTCTCCGGCAGCGCCATCGGCTCGCTCGCCGGCAGCCTGCTGACCGGGAACATGCACCGCGGCCTGGAAGTGGCCCTCGCCGGGCTGCCCAAGGCGTCCTCCGCGGGACGGGACGCCTTCGCCACCGAGCTGGGCACGCTGCTGTCCCAGCGGGGCGTGGTCATCACCGACCCCAGGGCGCTGGGCTTCCTGGACCGGGTGGACACGGTCGTGCTGGACCGCGACGCGCTCATCTCCGACGACGTCATGATCGGGGAGGTGGCGACCGCGCCGAAGGCCGATCAGGAAGCGGTCGCGACCCAGGTCTACGCGCTGTTCGTGCCGTCCGAGCCGGAGCGGGTGCAACGGGACACCGACTGGGCGCTCGGCCCCTACGACGGGTTGCCGCGCAAGGGGGGCTGGGCCGGCAAGCGGTACCATGACCGCTTCGTGAAGGACGGCTCCGCCGTACACGTGCTGGCCCTGACCCGGCGCGAGCGGCTGCAGGCGGTGGTCGAGGTCGTCCGGCAGCAGGCGCCGGAGGCGCATGCCCTGACCGTCGCCGCGCGCCACGCCGGGCTGCGCCTGATCACCCGGGACGGCGGCGCCGACCTCGCCGCGTCGGTGCGCCAGCTGCAGCAGGAGGGGGCCGTCGTCCTGCTGCTGTCGCGGGACAGGGAGGCGCTCGGCGCCGCGGACTGCTCGATCGGCGTGTCCGATCACGACGGCCGCCCGCCCTGGGGCGCCGACCTGGTGGTGGGCGCCGACCTGACCACCGCGGCGCTGATCATCGAGTCGGCGCGCACCGCCAGAACGGTCAGCGAGCGCGGGGTGACGCTGGCCAAGGCGGGCACCGGGGTGGCCGCCATCTACGGGTTGACCGACCGGATGAGCCGGGCGACCGGCCACGTGCTGTCCGCCGTGAACGGCGTGGCCGCGCTGTCGCTGGCGCAGGGCGCCTGGCAGGCCCATCAGACCATGCGCCGCCCGACCGCCCCCGCGCTGCCCACGACGCCCTGGCACGCGATGCCGGGAGAGCGGGTGCTCGCCGTACTGGAGACTCACGAGGGTGGGCTCACGACGGCGGAGGCCGAGCAGCGCCGCAGGGCGCGGAAGCGGGCGGCCTCGACGTGGGAGACGCTGGCCCGGGGGGTGGGCGCCGAGCTCTCCAACCCGTTCACCCCGATCCTGGCGGCCGGCGCGGCGGGCTCGGCCGTGCTGGGCTCCGTCGTCGACGCCGCCCTCATCCTCGGCGTCATGGGCGTGTCCGCCCTGGTGGGCGGCGTGCAGCGGACGGCCACGGCCGCGACGCTGGCGGAGCTGTCCGCCCGGACGAAGGTGCGCGCCCGCGTCCTGCGCGACGGCGAGGAACGCCTGCTGGAGGCGGCCGACCTGGTCCCCGGTGACGTCATCGTGCTCGACACCGGCGAGGTCGTGCCCGCCGACTGCCGCATCCTGGACGCCGACGGGCTGGAGACGGACGAGTCCTCCCTGACCGGCGAGTCGCTGCCGGTCTCCAAAGCCGCCAAGCCCGTGCTGGCCCCCCATGTCGCCGAACGCCGCTCCATGCTGTACGAGGGCACCACCATCGCGGCGGGCAGCGCCACCGCCGTCGTGGTCGCCGTGGGCGACGCCACCGAGGCCGGGAGCGCGATGGCCGCGACCGCCGGCGCCGAACGGGTGAGCGGCGTCGAGGAGCGGCTCGCCGCGATCACCCGGGCGACCACGCCGATCGCCATCGGCTCGGCGCTCGGCGTGACGCTGTCCGGGCTGGGGCGCGGCAGAGCGCTCAAGGAGACGCTGGGCGAGGGCGTCAACCTCGCGGTCGCCTCGGTCCCCGAGGGGCTGCCGCTGCTCGTCAGCGCGGCCCAGCTGGCCGCGACCCGGCGGCTCGCCGCCCGCGGCGTCCATGCCCGCAACCCGGGGACCATCGAGGCGCTGGGCCGGGTCGAGGTGCTCTGCTTCGACAAGACCGGGACGCTGACCGAGGGACGGATCCGGCTCGCCAAGGTGAGCGACGTGGACCACGACCGGGACGTCACCGACCTCGACGACGAGCTGCGCGAGGTGCTCGCCGCGGCCCTGCGCGCCACGCCGCACTCCGCCAACGGCGACTACAGCCACCTCACGGACGAGGCGGTCGGCGAGGGCGCCGCCGAGGTCGGCGTCTCGCGCCGGACCGGCGCCGACGAGTGGGAGGAGATCGACTCCCTGCTGTTCGAGTCCTCCCGCGGCTACCACGCCGCGCTCGGCCGCTCCGGCGAGAGCCGGGTGCTCAGCGTCAAGGGCGCGCCGGAGGTCGTCCTGCCGCGGTGCGCCGGGCTCGACGGTGACCGCCGGGCCGACATCGAGGCGCGCATCGAGTACCTGGCGTCCTCGGGCCACCGTGTGCTCGCCGTGGCCGAACGGCCCATGGACGACACCGACCGGCTCGACGACGACGACGTCGACGACCTGACCTTCACCGGGTTGGTCGGGCTCGCCGACGTCGTCCGCGACACCGCGGTGTCCGCGGTGGCCGCGCTGCGCAACGCCGGCGTGCAGATCGTCATGCTCACCGGCGACCACCCCGGTACGGCCGGCAGCATCGCCAGGCACGTGACCGACGACACCGACCTGCACGTGCTCACCGGCCCCGACATCGAGAGCCTGGACGACGCCCGGCTGGACGAGGTGCTCCCGACCGTGGACGTGGTCGCCCGCTGCACGCCCGCCCACAAGGTCCGGGTGGTCGCGTCCTTCCAGCGGCTCGGCAAGGTCGTCGCGATGGCCGGCGACGGCTCCAACGACGCCGCGGGCATCCGGCTGGCCGACATCGGCATCGCCCTCGGCTCCGGCGCGACGCCGGCCGCCCAGGCGGCGGCCGACCTGGTCGTGGCCGACGAGAGCCTGGAGACCATCATCTCGACGCTGGTCGAGGGGCGGGCCATGTGGGCCTCGGTCCGCGAGGCGCTGGCCATCCTCGTCGGCGGCAACCTCGGCGAGATCGGCTTCACCCTGCTCGGCTCGCTGGCCACCGGCCGCTCGCCGCTGACGGCCAGGCAGCTGCTGCTCGTGAACATGCTCACCGACCTCGCCCCCGCGCTCGCCATCGCCGTGCGCGCGCCTTCGCAGGACGCCGCGGCGGCGCTGCTCGACGAGGGCCCCGAGTCGTCGCTCGGCCCGGCCCTCACCCACGACATCGTCCGCCGGGCGATCTTCACCACGGTTGGCGCGGGGACCGGCTGGACGCTCGCCCGGCTGACCGGGCCGCAGGCCCGCGCGCGGACCGTCGGGCTGGTCTCCCTGGTCGGCACCCAGCTCGCCCAGACACTGGTGGCGGGTGGTCCCAGCCGCGCCGTCCTGCTCAGTTCGCTGGGCTCGGCCGCCATGCTCGCGGCCGTGGTCCAGCTGCCGGGGATCGGCCAGTTCTTCGGCTGCGTGCCGCTGGATCCTCTCGCGTGGGGCATCGCCATGGCCGCCATCGCGACCGCGGTGCTCGCCGAGCGGCTCGTCCCGCTGGACCGCCTGGGCCTGGCGAGCTGA
- a CDS encoding DUF3703 domain-containing protein — MIGRRMPARVRAAYKSEMAAARATADPEARWRHLERAHIISQPWPWPHTRHHIAMFALAVAQPPPRTSSTPCPDPPAVQSARKVRCPFLHHAA, encoded by the coding sequence ATGATCGGCCGCCGGATGCCCGCCCGCGTGCGGGCCGCCTACAAGAGCGAGATGGCCGCCGCCCGCGCCACCGCCGACCCGGAGGCCCGGTGGCGGCACCTGGAGCGGGCGCACATCATCTCCCAACCGTGGCCCTGGCCGCACACCCGCCACCACATCGCCATGTTCGCCCTGGCCGTGGCCCAGCCACCGCCGCGAACGTCTTCCACGCCGTGTCCGGACCCGCCGGCCGTCCAGAGCGCGAGGAAGGTGAGATGTCCATTCCTCCATCATGCGGCGTGA
- a CDS encoding cation transporter, with protein sequence MTALNLPGAGPAAERREVLRRRVRLLVAATITYNVIEAAVAITAGAVASSAALIGFGLDSIVEVASAAAVAWQFSGADHEKRERTALRVIALSFFALAAYVTFDAVRALLGAGAADHSTPGLILAAVSLVVMPFLSAAQRRAGRELGSASAVADSKQTLLCTYLSAVLLVGLALNSLYGWSWADPIAALVIAAVAVKEGREAWRGDGCCAPVIAAPGSTSSGCCSQNNGKDG encoded by the coding sequence ATGACAGCGCTGAACCTGCCCGGTGCCGGGCCGGCCGCCGAGCGGCGCGAGGTGCTGCGGCGCCGGGTCCGGCTGCTGGTCGCCGCCACCATCACCTACAACGTGATCGAGGCCGCGGTGGCCATCACCGCCGGCGCCGTCGCCTCCTCCGCCGCGCTGATCGGCTTCGGCCTGGACTCCATCGTGGAGGTGGCCTCGGCGGCCGCCGTCGCCTGGCAGTTCTCCGGCGCCGACCACGAGAAGCGCGAGAGGACCGCGCTGCGTGTCATCGCGCTGTCGTTCTTCGCGCTGGCCGCCTATGTCACCTTCGACGCCGTACGCGCCCTGCTCGGGGCAGGCGCGGCCGACCACTCCACGCCCGGCCTCATCCTGGCCGCGGTCAGCCTGGTCGTCATGCCGTTCCTGTCGGCCGCCCAGCGGCGCGCCGGCCGCGAGCTCGGCTCCGCCTCGGCCGTGGCCGACTCCAAGCAGACGCTGCTGTGCACCTACCTGTCGGCGGTGCTCCTGGTCGGGCTGGCGCTCAACAGCCTGTACGGCTGGTCCTGGGCCGACCCGATCGCCGCGCTCGTGATCGCCGCGGTGGCGGTCAAGGAAGGCCGCGAGGCCTGGCGCGGAGACGGCTGCTGCGCCCCTGTCATCGCCGCACCGGGTTCGACGTCGAGCGGGTGCTGCTCCCAGAACAACGGAAAGGACGGCTGA
- a CDS encoding ArsR/SmtB family transcription factor — MAIDDGGRCVSADIAAGLPPAAALFRSLADETRLRIVARLARGEARVVDLTGELGLAQSTVSKHLACLRDCGLVDFRAEGRQSFYALTRPELMDLLASAEQLLAATGHAVELCPMPGLAGDGPS; from the coding sequence ATGGCGATTGATGATGGTGGCCGGTGCGTGAGTGCCGACATCGCGGCGGGCCTGCCGCCCGCGGCGGCGCTGTTCCGTTCCCTGGCCGACGAGACCCGGCTGCGCATCGTGGCCAGGCTGGCTCGGGGCGAGGCGAGGGTGGTGGATCTGACCGGCGAACTCGGGCTGGCCCAGTCCACCGTTTCCAAGCACCTGGCCTGTCTGCGCGACTGCGGGCTGGTCGACTTCCGCGCCGAAGGACGGCAGTCGTTCTACGCGCTGACCCGTCCGGAGCTGATGGACCTGCTGGCCTCGGCCGAGCAACTGCTGGCCGCCACCGGCCACGCGGTCGAGCTGTGCCCGATGCCCGGCCTGGCCGGTGACGGGCCGTCATGA
- a CDS encoding LysR family transcriptional regulator: MDVDTRLLRYFAAVAEEGTLTRAAERLFVSQPALTKQIKQLETLLGMRLFTRSRAGMTLTEPGRALAERVPALLADWERVLHEARSAASREARVLRVGFVASAANEATQDIIAAFARRRPGWRADMRQAAWSNPSAGLADGEVDVALLRLPFPGQEKLRVEVLFTEARWVVLPSSHRLAAREVIAFRELWDEPFVAAPAESGRWRDYWLATDERDGHPVRVGAVTDQPDDWLSAIANGYGVALAPESSARFYARPGVVYRPVTGVAPTQVGVAWAPADDANPIVQDFVRCCLDLSIHHQM, from the coding sequence ATGGATGTCGACACGCGGCTGCTGCGCTATTTCGCCGCAGTGGCAGAGGAGGGGACCCTCACCCGGGCCGCGGAACGGTTGTTCGTGTCGCAACCCGCGCTGACCAAGCAGATCAAGCAGCTCGAGACCCTGCTCGGCATGCGGTTGTTCACGCGGTCCAGGGCCGGCATGACGCTCACGGAACCCGGCAGGGCGCTGGCGGAGCGGGTACCGGCGCTGCTGGCCGACTGGGAGCGGGTCCTGCACGAAGCCAGGAGCGCGGCCAGCCGGGAGGCCCGGGTGCTGCGGGTCGGCTTCGTGGCCAGCGCCGCCAACGAGGCCACCCAGGACATCATCGCGGCGTTCGCGCGTCGCCGTCCGGGCTGGCGGGCCGACATGCGGCAGGCGGCGTGGTCGAACCCGTCCGCCGGGCTCGCCGACGGGGAGGTCGACGTCGCGCTGCTGCGCCTGCCCTTCCCCGGACAGGAGAAGCTGCGGGTCGAGGTGCTGTTCACCGAGGCCCGCTGGGTGGTGCTCCCCTCGTCGCACCGGCTCGCCGCGCGGGAGGTGATCGCCTTCAGGGAGCTGTGGGACGAGCCGTTCGTGGCGGCCCCGGCCGAGTCGGGCCGGTGGCGGGACTACTGGCTGGCCACCGACGAGCGTGACGGGCATCCGGTCCGCGTGGGCGCGGTCACCGACCAGCCCGACGACTGGCTCAGCGCGATCGCCAACGGGTACGGCGTGGCCCTCGCCCCCGAGTCGTCGGCCCGCTTCTATGCGCGTCCCGGTGTCGTCTACCGGCCGGTCACCGGGGTCGCTCCCACCCAGGTGGGGGTGGCCTGGGCGCCCGCCGACGACGCCAACCCGATCGTCCAGGACTTCGTCCGGTGCTGTTTGGACTTGTCGATACATCACCAGATGTAG
- a CDS encoding DoxX family protein, giving the protein MTEDASRRTEIERMFTAYVVVTLVTIVTNLGAAIADFQKAAFVLANSARLGIPQKWLPMLATLKAAGAAGLVAGLLGVPYIGTAAAIGLVVFFVGAVALHVRAREFRKIAIPGGYLALAAASLALGVVP; this is encoded by the coding sequence TTGACGGAGGACGCGAGCCGCCGAACGGAGATCGAGCGCATGTTCACCGCCTATGTCGTCGTCACCCTCGTCACGATCGTGACCAACCTGGGGGCGGCCATCGCCGACTTCCAGAAGGCGGCGTTCGTCCTGGCCAACTCGGCGCGACTGGGGATTCCGCAGAAGTGGCTCCCGATGCTCGCCACGCTGAAGGCCGCCGGAGCGGCCGGGCTGGTGGCCGGGCTGCTGGGCGTGCCGTACATCGGCACCGCCGCCGCGATCGGGCTCGTCGTGTTCTTCGTCGGCGCGGTGGCCCTCCACGTTCGGGCCCGCGAGTTCAGGAAGATCGCCATTCCCGGCGGCTACCTGGCGCTGGCCGCGGCCTCGCTCGCCCTGGGAGTAGTGCCTTAG
- a CDS encoding RNA polymerase subunit sigma-70 has translation MSPLDGARQAVEEGIATAVLAADEDAFGELAERYRHELRVHCYRMLGSFTDAEDLVQETLLRAWRKRESFEGRSTFRAWLYRIATNACLDALAGPARRREVAMAADGAGGPASSTLAEVTWLQPYPDELLNLAAPDDGEPDAVVIARETIELAFLAAIQHLPPRQRAVLILRDVVGRPAQETAETLEMSVASVKSALQRARATLREQLPERRADWGAATRPSDAERALLHRYIAASQQADLSALAALLREDARQTMPPAHLVFNGLAAILDMWRPVLEGDQAWGDWRAVPLAVNRQPAAANYVRRYGEPVYTAINIDVLRIEDGVIAEITTFGPEQLPAFGLPLTLDQCDLDHIR, from the coding sequence GTGAGCCCGCTGGACGGCGCGCGGCAGGCGGTTGAGGAGGGCATCGCGACGGCGGTCCTGGCAGCGGACGAGGACGCGTTCGGCGAGCTCGCCGAGCGGTATCGGCATGAGTTGCGCGTCCATTGCTACCGGATGCTCGGATCGTTCACCGACGCGGAGGACCTCGTGCAGGAGACGCTCCTGCGAGCCTGGCGCAAGCGGGAGAGCTTTGAGGGCCGGTCCACGTTCCGGGCCTGGCTGTACCGGATCGCCACGAACGCGTGCCTGGACGCCCTGGCGGGCCCGGCCCGCCGCCGGGAGGTCGCGATGGCGGCGGACGGCGCGGGCGGCCCGGCGAGCTCGACGCTGGCGGAAGTCACCTGGTTGCAGCCCTACCCGGACGAGCTGCTGAACCTGGCGGCGCCCGACGACGGCGAGCCGGATGCGGTGGTGATCGCCCGCGAGACCATCGAGCTGGCGTTCCTGGCCGCGATCCAGCATCTTCCGCCGCGGCAACGGGCGGTGCTGATCCTGCGGGACGTCGTCGGCCGGCCCGCCCAGGAGACGGCCGAGACGCTGGAGATGAGCGTCGCCTCGGTCAAGAGCGCGTTGCAGCGGGCCCGTGCGACGCTGCGCGAACAGCTGCCCGAGCGGCGCGCGGACTGGGGCGCGGCCACTCGGCCCAGTGACGCCGAGCGTGCCCTGCTCCACCGGTACATCGCAGCCTCCCAGCAGGCCGACCTGTCGGCTCTGGCCGCGCTGCTGCGCGAGGACGCCCGGCAGACCATGCCACCGGCGCACCTGGTGTTCAACGGCTTGGCGGCGATTCTCGACATGTGGCGGCCGGTCCTGGAGGGCGACCAGGCCTGGGGCGACTGGCGCGCCGTGCCGCTGGCGGTGAACCGCCAGCCCGCGGCGGCGAACTATGTGCGCAGGTACGGCGAGCCCGTCTACACCGCGATCAACATCGACGTCCTGCGCATCGAGGACGGCGTGATCGCCGAGATCACCACATTCGGCCCGGAACAGCTGCCCGCCTTCGGCCTTCCACTCACCCTGGATCAATGTGACCTAGATCACATTCGCTGA
- a CDS encoding FAD-dependent monooxygenase — translation MSATGLVDTETTTDTLIVGAGPVGLMMAAELRRHGSTCRIIDRLTRPTGWPKAIGIQPRTLEIWEQMGIVREAIDAGLWLRGQLVFTDGKPGDPIDLQVPDGTYGFLALPQYDVERILTEHLERLGTAVDRGVELRAFTQDADGVSATLTRPDGSTETVRAGYLVGCDGAHSVVRHGLGLIFEGDRFPEEYMLGDVEVDWSMPPGYALRFLAEAPGGGQDVLVCVPLPGRSRYRLSMLAPPELRQATGPEHGMAGDRPGPELGQIQAVVDRLVPGKPAVGNLRWSSLFGISHRIVDRYGVGRVFVCGDAAHIHPPTGAQGANTGMQDAYNLAWKLALALRGLAAPELLTTYDAERRPVGEEVVGRTVRYARTQSIGEAGDTVRTGLAREGQLLVAYPDSPLSSAALDFPDALNDGPCPGERAPDVHGLTQEGLGFPVRLFELLHAPCHTLILYADAMAAQEGLGGFEALASQLRERCAGLLRVYAVLAADAPQPDLVGVPVLRDGSGAFRARYAVARSAAYLIRPDGYVGFRAQPVKFESITAHLERTFT, via the coding sequence ATGTCCGCGACGGGCCTGGTCGACACGGAAACGACGACGGACACCTTGATCGTCGGTGCGGGACCGGTCGGGTTGATGATGGCGGCCGAACTGCGCCGCCACGGCTCGACCTGCCGGATCATCGATCGCCTGACCCGGCCCACCGGCTGGCCGAAGGCCATCGGGATCCAGCCGCGCACCCTGGAGATCTGGGAACAGATGGGCATCGTCCGGGAGGCGATCGACGCAGGGCTGTGGCTGCGCGGTCAGCTCGTCTTCACGGATGGCAAACCGGGCGACCCCATCGACCTTCAGGTACCCGACGGTACCTACGGGTTCCTCGCCCTGCCGCAGTACGACGTCGAGCGCATCCTGACCGAGCACCTGGAACGCCTCGGCACTGCCGTCGACCGTGGCGTCGAGCTGCGCGCCTTCACCCAGGACGCCGACGGGGTGAGCGCGACCCTCACCCGGCCGGACGGATCGACGGAGACCGTCCGCGCCGGCTACCTGGTCGGCTGCGACGGCGCCCACAGCGTGGTGCGTCACGGCCTGGGCCTGATCTTCGAAGGCGACCGTTTCCCCGAGGAGTACATGCTCGGCGATGTCGAGGTGGACTGGTCCATGCCCCCCGGCTACGCCCTGCGCTTCCTCGCCGAAGCCCCCGGCGGCGGGCAGGACGTGCTGGTCTGCGTTCCCCTGCCGGGCCGTAGCCGCTACCGCCTGTCGATGCTCGCCCCACCCGAGCTGCGCCAGGCGACCGGCCCCGAGCATGGGATGGCCGGCGACCGTCCCGGCCCTGAACTCGGCCAGATTCAGGCGGTGGTCGACCGGCTCGTCCCCGGAAAGCCGGCGGTGGGCAACCTGCGCTGGTCGTCGCTGTTCGGCATCAGCCACCGCATCGTCGACCGCTACGGCGTGGGCCGGGTGTTCGTCTGCGGCGATGCCGCCCACATCCATCCGCCGACCGGCGCTCAGGGCGCGAACACCGGCATGCAGGACGCGTACAACCTCGCCTGGAAGCTCGCCCTGGCCCTGCGCGGGCTGGCCGCCCCCGAGTTGCTGACCACCTACGACGCCGAGCGGCGACCGGTGGGTGAGGAGGTGGTGGGGCGGACCGTCCGCTATGCCCGTACCCAATCAATCGGCGAGGCCGGTGACACCGTCCGGACCGGGCTCGCCCGTGAAGGCCAGCTTCTGGTCGCCTACCCCGACAGCCCGCTGTCCAGTGCGGCGCTGGACTTCCCGGATGCCCTCAACGACGGCCCCTGTCCGGGTGAGCGCGCCCCGGATGTCCATGGCCTGACGCAGGAGGGCCTCGGCTTCCCGGTGCGTCTGTTCGAGCTGCTCCATGCCCCGTGCCACACGCTGATCCTGTACGCCGACGCCATGGCGGCTCAGGAGGGGCTGGGTGGCTTCGAGGCGCTGGCTTCGCAACTACGCGAACGCTGCGCCGGGCTCCTCCGCGTCTACGCCGTCCTCGCCGCTGACGCCCCGCAACCCGATCTGGTGGGCGTGCCGGTGCTGCGCGATGGCTCGGGTGCGTTTCGCGCCCGGTACGCGGTCGCCCGGAGTGCCGCGTACCTGATCCGCCCGGACGGATACGTTGGCTTCCGCGCCCAGCCGGTGAAGTTCGAGTCCATCACCGCACACCTGGAGCGCACCTTTACATGA
- a CDS encoding VOC family protein — protein MKGNNMEVEVQVAFDCTDPQRLAEFWAEAIAGYAFPAPPDGYLSWESWADGENIPEEDRNAMRVLIDQHGKRPALYFQRVPESKATKNRLHLDVKVSNGLSGEDRKNRIEEEAARLMKLGATVVERRTPPELWIVMADVEGNEFCVV, from the coding sequence GTGAAAGGCAACAACATGGAAGTAGAAGTACAGGTCGCGTTCGACTGCACCGACCCCCAGAGGCTTGCCGAGTTCTGGGCAGAGGCGATCGCCGGATACGCGTTTCCGGCCCCGCCCGACGGCTATCTCTCCTGGGAGAGCTGGGCTGATGGCGAGAACATTCCCGAAGAAGACCGCAACGCGATGCGCGTGCTGATCGACCAGCACGGCAAGCGGCCCGCCCTCTACTTCCAGCGGGTACCCGAGTCCAAGGCCACGAAGAACCGGCTGCACCTCGACGTCAAGGTCTCGAACGGGCTCTCCGGCGAGGACCGCAAGAACCGGATCGAAGAGGAAGCGGCACGCCTGATGAAACTCGGAGCCACGGTGGTGGAACGACGCACCCCACCAGAGCTCTGGATAGTGATGGCAGACGTCGAAGGCAACGAGTTCTGCGTAGTCTGA
- a CDS encoding DUF6247 family protein: MTAEPHELISVRAPEQIVESLKVDRSPRNIRACLPPADRDYFDEDFRRAMAKATEELDLAPVNALLAHWWHMARMKATGEYEEVLEHGARIQEQIERGEYVPGRPLREVLAERASELGVKLDL, encoded by the coding sequence ATGACCGCTGAGCCACACGAACTGATCAGCGTTCGGGCGCCCGAGCAGATCGTGGAGTCGCTGAAGGTCGACCGGAGTCCACGTAACATCCGTGCTTGCCTTCCTCCTGCCGATCGCGACTACTTCGACGAGGACTTCCGGCGAGCCATGGCCAAGGCCACGGAGGAGCTGGACCTCGCACCTGTCAACGCCCTGCTCGCTCATTGGTGGCACATGGCCAGGATGAAGGCGACCGGGGAGTACGAAGAGGTTCTGGAACACGGTGCTCGCATCCAGGAGCAGATCGAACGCGGCGAGTACGTTCCGGGGAGACCGCTTCGGGAGGTTCTTGCCGAACGAGCATCCGAACTCGGCGTGAAGCTCGACCTTTAG